The DNA region TTTGCCGCGCTGCTCGCACCTCGAGCGCGGCGCCGTTGCGACCACTGGTTCTTCCTGCGAGCGGCGCCCACCATACGAAGACTCAGGCTCGTTTGTCAATACTGAATGTTTACCGTGGGTGCTTTGCCGTGATTCCGCGGTGCACGTACGCTCCGGAGTCGGGTTAAAACTGCCCATCAACGGTGCGGTGGTAGCGGAGCCAACGCTTCCACCTCTCGAGCTTGCACCCAGCCGCGCCGGCCATCGCAGCGTTGTGCGAGCAGCCAATCTCCGCGTCGTTCGCGAATCTTCACCGCCGCTCCGGCAGGTAAGCGGAAGTATTCGGTCGCTTGGGGTTCCGGGGCAAATCGTGCCACCGCCGGCATTAATGTGATTCCCGTTCGACTCCACGGGCGAGCCACGTCCGCCCACAGGGCGTTCGTTGCTGCCGCAAGCGCCATGAATGTGGCCGCAACCGCGAGTTGCTGCCAGCGCTTGCGCCAGGTTGGGTGGAGGAAGGCTACCGTCCACAAACCCAACGCGAGCAGGTAAACGAACGAAGCGGTCTGCCACAGGCTGGCGCGCGACACGCGCGGCGCCAGTGGAAACATCGCTCGCTCCCACCACGGCGCCGCACACGCAGGGGCGCGCGCCTCGCTGCGGGCAAACTCGAGATTGGCCAGGATGTCGGCATCGCGCGGGGCGAGCGCGTGGGCGCGCTCGTAGTTGAGAATGGCTTTGCCGAGGTTGCCGAGCTTGTAGTACGCGTTGCCGAGGTTGAAGAACAGGTTTGCTGAGCCCACTCCTTGGTCCACCACCTTCTCATAGGCAGCAATGGCAGCAGCGTAGTCTTGCGCCGCATACGCGCTGTTCCCCTGGTGAAACCAGGCGTCGGGCACGGCCGCCGACGCCTGGCGCGCCACGCTGCACAGGAGCCAAGCGAGCAGCCAAAAGCGCCAGCGCCAAGCGCGCTGGCTTTTGCCGTCGCTTTCTTCAAGCACGCGCTGAAACAGTTGCCAGTGCTCCTCCACCGCGGCGGCTGAAACTTGCTGACCGAAACGCACCTCTTCGCACGCTTCCAGAAGGCGGGCGACATCGGCACGGAGGGGCGGGTCAATCGGGAGCTCCGGAACAGTTGCCGCGTCGAGCCGGCCCGGGGGTAAGGCAAAGCGCTGCCGCAAGTATTCCCGCAAACCGGTGGCGATGACGTCATAAAACCGCTGCGGGTCGCCGGCAGAGCGCGCGGCCGTACACTCGGCAAGCACGCGTGCAGCCACTTTCCGGGCTGCGGTGCGCTGCTGGAAAAGGGCATCGGCCGCTTGTTGGCGCCGGCGGCGATCGAAGAGGTAGGCGGCCACGGGCACAACGAGAAGCCCGCCGTGCACGGCAACGAGCGCGGGCGCACTGCGCTCATGCAAGCGCACCCACCGCCCCGGTTCTTCCTTGATGTACACAATGTCGCGCCCGAGCGTCTCGCTCGGAGCCGTGGGTGTCGCAGGAGCAGCCAGCGCTGGCGGGCTTTCGGCGCGCGGGCGCACGGTAACTTCGATCGGGCGGCTGCGCTCCGTGTGGTAACGGCCCGCTTCGGGGTCGAAGTAGCTGAACTCGATGGGTGGCAGGCTGCTGACTCGCTCGGTGGGAATCGCCACCTGCTCGAAAACGAACTCGCCCGCTTCCGCGTTCACCGCATGCGGCTCGTACACCCGCCAGGCGGGCGACTCGCGCAGCGCGGGCGGGGACACACCGTCGAGATTGCCTTGCCCGCGGAGAACGATCCGGAGCGTGATCGGATCGCCCACGGTCAGTTCGGTCGGGCTTGCCTGCACAGCCAGCGAAAAGCGCCCCACGGCACCGCTGAACGTAGCGGGTTTGCCTTCTTCCGGAAGCGGCAGCACTTCGAGCGTCACGGGTTCGCTTTCCAAACTCACGGGGCGCCGCTGCGAGAAAAAGGGATCGTCAAAAAACCCACCGCGACGCCGCTCGTACACGTTGAGGCGGGTGGTTGCCGGACCGAGCACCAGAGTGCCGGTGCGCAGGGGCGTGAGAGAAGAGGCAAAGCGCACCACGGTGTAGGTAACCCCGTCGATCTCCTCTTGCGTTTGTGTGGGCTCTTGGAAGCGATCGAGAGCACACCCGTCCGCGGGCAAGCTCGGGTATTGCAAGTCGCCAGCCCGTACCGCCCCGACATACAACGCCACCTCCACGGGCACTTTTTCGCGCAGGTACAAGCGGGTGCGGGGAACGCGGACGACCAGGCGCAAGGCGCCCCCGTACGGGCTTGTGGCCTGCCCGCGGCCGGCCACGTGCAGGGTGACCGCTTGCGCCTCGTACCGCTGGCCGCCGTGCAGCACGGTGAACGGACCGAGGCGGTAGGTGCCCGGTTTTTCCGCCGTGACGCTGTAGCGGTGCTGCACCGACGCCTGCATCCGGCCGTTGATGATGGTCACCTGCGTGGCCGGGCCGATGTATTCGACACGCACGCCCTCCGTGGCTGCGATCGTTGGAGCAGGCGCATCTTGCGCCCCGGCGATTTCGATGCTGAGCAGGGCGGCCTCGCCCGCCTGCACGGTGGGCGGCTGCAACGTGGCGCGCACCTCGATGGCCGCGATCGCCGGTTGGGGTGCGGTGGTCGTCAGCAGCGCACCGAGCACGATGCAGGCAAAGGCCTTGGCGCCGTCTCGGCCTTTCCGCACTGATCCCCTCGCGTAAAGCACGAGTGCCTCCATCACCAGTCTTGCGCCGGCTCTGCCACCACGCCGTGCTGTTGCTGCCGCCAGAATTCCATCGGCGACAGTTCCTCTTGACGCGCCGTATCGATGAGCGCGCGAGCCTCACGCCGATCGCGTGCTTCCTCGCTACTGGAAGCCACGGCCTCCCCCGTGCCGGCTCCCCCCTGCGGTTCGCCAGTGCTTTCCTCCTCGCTGGTCTCTGCACCGCTCGGCGCTTGTGCTTGTTCTTCTTGGCTCGCTCGCGGCTCGCTCGGCGCATTTTGCCCCCCGGCTTGCTGCTCGGAGTGTTCTTGTTGGTCCTGTGCTTGCTGTTGCTGGCCGCTGCTGTCGGAGGGCGCCGGTGGGGTTTGTTCCGCTGCTTGCTCCTGGTTCGCGGGCGTCGGCGGCGGCTGCTGCTCGCCCGCAGGCGGTGTGGGCTGCTGCTTGGCCGTTTCCTCCAGGCGTTTGCGGAGTTCTTCCATTTTTCGCTGCGTGTATTCGTAGTTGAACTTGGCGTCCTCGTCGTTGGGGGCGCGGCTCAGCGCGCGCCGGTACTCGACGAGCGCTTCGGCGTACTTGGCTAGAGCTTCTTGGGGGCGATCCTGCTCTTGCCCTTGTGCGATGCGGAAGAGCGCGTTCGCGCTGTTGTAAATCGCGCGGGCGGCCAACTCCGGGTCGGCTTTGTCCGCCCGCACCCGCCGGTATGCTTGCACTGCGGCTTCGTACTGTTTGGCACGGTAGTGGGCGTTGCCGAGGTTGTACGCAATCAGCGGCGAGTCCGGCTCGTCGGCGAGTGCCTGGCCGAGTTTGTCCACCGCAGCTTCGGCTTTCCCTTCGCCGAGCAACCGTTCCGCAGCCCGCAGGTTGTCGTTTGCCGGGGCGAGCCACGAGCTGCCGAGGAAGAGCAAGGGCAACACTGCGAGGACGCTCACCGCTGACCTCCTCTTGTTTGCCGCGCGGCGCGGCGGACGAGCCAGTAGGGTTCGAAGACGAGCAACAGGACCGCAGGTGCAAGCAGCCACCAGAAGCGATGCTCCATCCGCTTTTCGAGCGTGCTCTTGCGCTCGCGCTTGTCGAGCTTGGCTAAGTGTTCCTCGTACAGTGTTTCCAAGCCGAGTTGGCTCGTGCTGCCGCGCAGGAACGCACCGCCAGTTTTCTCCGCAATTTTTTGCAGGGTGACCTCATCGAGGCGCGACTTCACCACCTGCCCGCGACGATCTTTGAGGAAGCCTCCCTGTCCCTTCTCGCTCGTAGGGATGAGTTCGCCCTCCGGGGAGCCGACGCCCACGGTGTAAATTCTCACCCCGCTTTGGGCAGCGAGCTCAATCGCCTCGTCTACCCCGCCTTCATGGTCTTCCCCGTCGGTCAGCAACACCACCGCGCGGTACGTGCCTTCGTGACCCTCGAAGGCCTGCAGGGCCGTGCGGATGGCAGCCGCTAGCGATGTGCCGCCGCGCGGAACGATGCCGACGTCGGTGGCCCGCAGCGTTTCCAAGAAAGCATTGTAGTCCAGGGTGAGCGGGCACTGAGTGAAGGCGGTGCCCGCGAAGGCCACCAACGCCACACGATCGCCGCGGAGCTTTTTGACCAAGTCCTGGATTTCCAGTTTGGCGCGCAGCAAGCGGCTCGGCTTGACGTCTTGCGCCAGCATGCTGCGCGAAGTGTCGAGGGCAATCACCAGGTCGATCCCTTGCCCCCGCACCTCTTGCCAACGAAAGCCCCACTGCGGGCCAGCAGCCGCAGCAGTGAGCAGCACGACCGTGAGCGCGGGCACTGCCCACGACCAGCCCTCGGGCTCGAGCCGTGCCGAGGGGGCGAACTTGTGCCAGAGGTGCAGCGCCGCAAACCGCTCGTAGGCGCGGCGGCGCCGTCGCTCCGCAAGGGCGAGCAGCACCACGAGCAGTGGCACGAGGGCAAGGAGCACCAACAGCGTTGGTTTGTACCAGGGAATCGTCACGGCACCACCCGAAGCCAAGTGTGGCGAAGGACGAGCTCGCTGACGTACAACAACAGGCCAGCGAGAATAAACCACGGATAGGCGTCTTCGTACGCGTGGTAGCGCGGGGCGGTAAACTCGGTGCGCTCCATGCGGTCGATCTCGTTGTACACTTGCCGCAAGCTCGCAGTGTCGGTGGCGCGGAAGTACCGACCGCCGGTGAGCTCGGCGACTTCTTGTAGCGTGGCTTCGTCGACATCCACCGGCATGGGCCGGTACACCCGATTCCCGAACACATCGCGGGCGGGAAACGGGGCCAGTCCGCGGGTGCCCGCGCCGATGGTGTACACACGAATACCGAGGGTGGCGGCAGCTTCCGCGGCTGTTTTCGGCGACACCTTTCCAGCATTGTTTTGCCCGTCGGTGAGCAGCACGATGACTTTACTTTTGGCGTCCGAAGCCTCCAGGCGCCCAGCGGCGGTCGCCAGCGCCGATCCGATGGCCGTGCCATCTTCGATCATCCCGATTTGCACGCGCTCCAGGTTGCGCAGTAGCCAGCCGTGATCGAGCGTGAGCGGGCACTGCGTGTACGGCCGACCCGCAAACACCACCAGGCCAATGCGATCGTTGCGCCGGCGCGCCACGAACTCGCGCACAACGTCTTTGACCACTTCGAGGCGGTTGGCGCGCTCCCCGGAAGGCTTGGTGAAATCCTCCGCCAACATGCTGCCGGAGATATCGACGGCCAAGACAATATCGATACCTTCGCCGCGGTACTCGCTTTCCGCCGTGCCGTACTGCGGGCGGCTGGCGGCCACCACGAGCGCGGCGAGGCAGAGGGTGCGGAGGGCGTTCGGCAGCCATTGCCAGCGGACGCGTCCGAGGGGAGCGCTGGGCAGGTGCGGAAAAAAGGGCAGAGGAGCCGCCTCGTTCGTCGTGGGACGGTTCCACCACCAGAGGAGCAAGGGCAGAAATGCGAGCAGCAGCAGTACCCACGGATACTCAAGCTGCACGGCGTTCCTCCTCCGCAGTTGTAGTCAGTTTGGTTTCGTCGACGAAGCGGCGGGCGCTGCGGTAGGCAGCCTCGGCATCGGCGAAGCTCGGCACCGCGCGCGCAAACTTCACCAAATCGGCTTGCACGAGGAAGTCGGCAAGCAACTCGCGCTGCGCGGCCGTGAGGCGGCTGTCGGTGCGGGCGGCAGCGAGAAATTCTTCCGTGGTCATTTCCGGAGCGCGGAGATGGAAGCGCTCCTCCAAGTACTTCCGCACGATGCTGCTGAGTTCAACGTAGTAAGGCTCCCAGCGCCCTTCTTGGAGATCGTGCCGCGCCCACAAGCGATCGAGCGCGCGCAGGGCGATCTCGTGCGGCGGAGGCGGTGGGACTACGTAGGCCTTCTTGGGGCGATTGAAGAGAAACCACAGAGCCGCGGCGAGTGCGAGCAAGCCTGCGAGCGAGGCGGCTCCGAAGTACAACGGACGGTAGTCTCTCGGTGCCGAGACCAGCGGCTTGATGTCGCGGATGTCGGTGGCCCCTTCGTTCTTCGGAAGCACACTGCGGACTTCGACAGTGACCTCGTTGCCTTGCACCGCGTGTTTCCCTTCTCCCTGTTGCACCTGCACGGTGGGCGCGGGCAGCACGTAGCGGCCAGTGTCGAAGGTGGTGAGTGTGTACCAGTGAGCGGTGCGCACGCGGCCGTTGTGGCTGCGGGGCGGTTCCGAGCCGAAGTCGACAATTTCGAACACCCCTATGCGCTCCGCGAGCACGGGCACGCTGAGCTTGGTTCCTTCCGGCGCCTCCACCTCGATCGTGTAGCGCAGGCGGTCGCCAATGGTGACGTGTGCAGGCTCGGCGTGGGCGCGCACGAGTACCAAGGGAGTGTCCGGTGAAGCCGCGGCTTCCGGGGTTGCCGTGGTTTGCAACGGAGGGGGCGACTCCTGGCTGGCAGCGGGCTGGGGTGCGGCGGCAGCGAGCAAGAGGCAGAGCAGAACTGGTAACGGGATGCGGATACGGGCAGCTGTCATCGGCGTTTCTCCCGCGTGCGGAAAAAGCGCACCAGCGCAGGCGCGTAGGGTTCGTCGGTGCGGACGACAACAGTATCCACATCGCAGGCGCGCAGACGGCGCAAGCGCTCCTCGGCAAACGCGCGGGCCTGCTCGGTAAAGCGGCGGCGCACTTGCGGGTGGGAGCTATCGACGAGCAGAGTGCGCCCGGTTTCCGGATCGGTGAGCCGGAGCAACCCGAGCGGGGGCAATTCGAAATCGCGCGGGTCGTCGAGCACGATGGCGATCAAGTCGTGCCGTTGGCGGGCGAGTTTCAGTGCGGCATAGCCCTCGGGGTCGAGAAAATCCGACAGGACGAAGACGACCGAGCGGCGTTTGTGCACATGGACGAGATGCTCAATGGCGGCGGTGAGGCTGGTGCTGTGCCCGCGCGGAACGAACGACAACACGTCGCGCACCACGCGCAGCACATGCCGCGTCCCTTTTTTCGGCCGCAGGGAGTGCTCCACCTGGTCGGTGAATAAGATCAGGCCGACTTTATCGTTGTTGCGGATGGCAGCGAAGGCGAGCAGCGCGGCCAGCTCGGCCGCGAGTTCGCTTTTCAATTGGCGAACAGACCCAAAGCGAGTAGAGCGGCTGGCATCGACGAGCAGCATCACCGCGAGTTCCCGTTCTTCCACATAGCGCTTCACGTGGGGCGTGCCGGTGCGGGCTGTGACGTTCCAATCGATGGTGCGCACGTCGTCGCCGGGCACGTAGGGGCGCACTTCAGAAAACTCCATCCCGCGGCCTTTGAAGACGCTATGGTACGCTCCGGCAAAAAAGTCGCTCACCAAGTGACTGGTGTGGATTTGAATCTTGCGGATTGCTCGCAGTTGTTCCGTCGTGAGCATGGTGTCCAAGCCCTGCACGCGCGCGGGGAACCGTCAGCCGCAAGGCATTCGCCAGTGCTGCCGTGCCTCACGGTACGGGAACGCCATCGAGCACGCGTTTGACGATTTCGTCAGCTGTGATGTCCTCGGCCTCGGCTTCGTAGGAGACAATGACGCGGTGCCGGAGCACGTCCGGCGCCAGGGATTTCACGTCCTGGGGGGTGACGTAGCCGCGGCCTTGCAGGAGGGCGTGGGCCTTGGCCGCCAGGGTTAAGTACAACGTGGCGCGGGGCGAGGCGCCGTACTGAATCCAGCGCTGCAGGTCGAGCTGGTATGCTTGAGGCTCGCGTGTGGCGAACACCAGGTCGACAATGTAGTCCTTGATCTTGTCGTCCACGTACACTTGGTCGACGAGTTGGCGGAGCCGCACGATGTCGCGCGTGGAGAGCACCGGCGCCGGCTCCGGGGGCGGTAAGGTGGAGGCCATGCGGTCGAGAATCTGCCGTTCCTCGCTTTTACTCGGGTACTGGATGGTGAGCTTCAGCATGAAGCGATCCACTTGTGCTTCGGGCAGCGGGTACGTGCCTTCTTGTTCGATGGGGTTTTGGGTGGCCAACACGAGGAAGGGATCGGGAAGCGGGTGGGTTTCTTCGCCGATGGTCACTTGCCGCTCTTGCATCGCCTCGAGCAAGGCACTTTGTACCTTGGCCGGGGCGCGATTGATTTCGTCGGCCAACACGATGTTGGCGAAGATCGGCCCCTTCTTCGTGGTGAACGTGCCGTTTTGCGGCTGGTAGACGAGGGTGCCGATTAAGTCGGCCGGCAGCAGATCGGGCGTGAACTGCACGCGCTGGAAACTCGCGTCGATCGTGCGCGCCAAGGTTTTGATCGACAAGGTCTTGGCCAAGCCCGGCACTCCTTCGAGGAGCACGTGGCCGTTTGCGAGCAAGCCGATGAGCAGGCGGTCGACCAGCGCGCGCTGGCCGACGATGACCCGGCCAATTTCTTCGCGCACGCGAAAGAGCTGGGTGGCTTCTTGACGCAGTTGCTCTTGCAACAAACTCGTTCCTGCTTCCATCCTGGTTTGTTCCTCCTGCGCTTGCGGTTGCCGGCGGAACACCGTGCCGCGCCGGCGCGCAACGCGCCCTCAGACGTGGCTGTGGTCGCTTTGCTTCAAACGCATGTTGGTGGCGCCATGTGCGAGGCAACGACTCTTACCATCGATGCGCGAGCGCGCAAGTTTGCGACCGCCTCCCGTGCAACGCGGCGAGCGGTGTGGCACATTGGGGGCTGTGGCGGTTTCCTGCTGGAAAGCGTGCTCGTGGATTTTCCTGGTGGCCGTGCTGCTCTCCGCTTGCCGGAGTGCGGACGTGATGCCACAAGTGGGAGCGAAAGGAGTGGAGCGAGAACGTATGCGTCCGCGTTATTCCCCGTCGCTGTACGACATCACCCCGCTGTCGCGCGAGGAAGTGGAGCGCCTGGCTGCGCGGCTCGATGCTGAGGCCTACCGTGTGACCCAGCGCGCAGGAACCGAGCCGCCGTTTTGCGGGCAGTTTGTCGATCATCACGAGCCCGGGGTGTACGCGTGCGTGGTGTGCGGGCTTCCGCTGTACAAGAGCGAGCACAAGTTCCACTCTGGCACCGGGTGGCCGTCGTTCTATCGGGAGTTCGACCGCGCGCACGTAGAGCGCCGATTGGACTTGTCGCACGGGATGGTGCGCACGGAGATTGTTTGCGTGCGGTGCGGAGCGCACTTAGGGCATGTGTTCGATGACGGTCCGCCGCCCACGGGAGAGCGGCACTGTCTCAACTCCGCCGCACTCACGTTTTACAAGGAGGGCGAGCCGCTGCCGCCGGAAAGCCAGCCCGTGCCGGCGGAAGTGGCCTATTTTGCCGGTGGCTGTTTTTGGGGCATCGAGCATTATTTCCAGCAGGGCCCGGGGGTGATCGATGCGGTGTCGGGCTACATGCAGGGGCACGTGGAGCAGCCGACGTACGAGCAAGTCTGCTCAGGCAACACCGGGCATGCGGAGACGGTCAAGGTGGTGTACGACCCGCGCCGCATCACCTACCGGCGGCTGCTAGAGGCGTTTTTCCGCATGCACGACCCCACGCAGTGGAACCGCCAGGGCCCGGACATTGGCGAGCAGTACCGCTCAGGCATTTGGTACGTGAACGAAGAACAGCGGCGGCAGGCGGAAGAGTACATCAAGGATCTCGAGGCGAGTGGCCGCTACGGCGGGCGCAAAATTGTAACGCTGGTGGAACCGGCAAAAACCTTTTGGCCAGCCGAGGATTACCATCAGGATTACATCGCCAAGACCGGACGCCCCTGCCACGTGTCGAACCCCTGGGAGTAAGCCCGGCGCGACGGGTAATCCCCCGAAGCGGCAGCAATTGTGCGGCAGGAGTAGCGAGCCGCGAGCGACGGGGCGGAAAGGACGTCCGCCTGCCTCCGTCGGGAACGAAGGCTGCCACGTCTCGCCGAGATAATGCCAACGAGACGCGCGGCGTGTGGAGTGCGTGTGCAAACGTCGCCGGCAGGATGTGGCGACGCGTGACGAAATGCTTGTGCAGCGTTTGCGCCGCTGTCCCATGGCGCCGCCCTGGGGCGGCGCAATAAACGCAGGGCCGGGGAGGCGGTGGTGACCAGCGAGCGGCGAGCTGGGAACGGCGGTCGGCGCGCAATAGGTGCGGCCAATGCAGGACGGAATAGTGGACACCAGGTAATTGACCCGCGGATGCTCGCAGGCTCGAGGCTTCTGGCTGCTGCGGCGGCGGTGGCGATTGGCTATCCTGAATCCGTGCTCGCTGGCGACGGGGCGTACGACGACAAGGGTTGCCTTGCGACACACCGCTTGTTGCCTCTGCTGCGCCCTTGCGGCTCCCAGGTGGGATGGGTAGCGGTGAGCGTTCATGACTCGTCGGTTCCCCGCCGATGTGTGGTCGTATTTGCTCAGCCGGTTCTGTGCGGCCACGTCGATGACGCTCATGCGCGCCACGGTGGCGTGGCACATTTTCGAACTCTCGCGCTCGCCGTTTTACCTCGGGCTCGTCGGACTCGTGCAGTTCGTGCCCGCATTTTCCCTGCTCCTGGTCGGCGGCATGGTGGCCGATCGCTACGAGCGGCGCCGCATCGTGATGCTGGCGCAGTCGGTAGCGCTTGCGGGTGCAGCGCTGCTAGCGTGGAGCACCGCGCACGGGTGGGTGACGCTGATCGTGGTATACGCGGTGATTTTTGTTCAGGCCGCCGCCGCGGCATTCGACAATCCTGCGCGCGCTTCGATCTTGCCGAATCTCGTGCCCCCGGCAGACTTTCCCCGGGCAGTGACGCTGGCTTCCACCGTCCAAGCGTTAGCTTTTGCCACTGGCCCGGCGCTCAGTGGAATGGTGATTGCGGCAGCAGGAGTTGCTGCGGCCTATGGGCTGGCGGGCGGTTTGTTGTTGGTGGCGATTGCGGGGCTGACGCGCGTGCGACCGAGTTGGCCCGAGGGCACGGGGCGCGCCATGGGCTGGCAGGCGATGGTGCGAGGGGTGCGCTTCGTGGCCAGTCGGCCGGTGGTGTGGGGTTGCATGCTGCTCGACATGCTGGCGGTGATCTTCGGCGGTGCGACGGCGTTGCTCCCAGTGTACGCGAACGAGATCCTGCGCGTGGGTCCGCGCGGCTACGGGATCCTGTCGGCCTCCTTGGAAATGGGCGCCTTGCTGACCTCGCTTGCCCTGATGCTGTTGCCGCCGATCCGGCGGGCTGGCCGCGCTCTGCTGTCGGCTGTGGCGGTGTTCGGCGTCGCCACCATCGTCTTCGGCCTATCGCGCTGGTTTCCTTTGTCGGTTGCAGCGTACATGATGGCCGGCATGGCGGATCAAATCAGTGTGGTGATGCGCAGCACGATCGTGCAACTGAATACCCCTGATCATTTGCGCGGGCGGGTGAGTGCGATCAATTTCATGTTCATCAACGCCTCGAATCAACTCGGCGCCGTGGAATCGGGCTTCGTGGCGGCGCTGACCTCGCCGACGTTTTCCGTGGTGAGCGGCGGCGTGGGTTGCCTGCTGGTGGTCGCTGCCATTGCGCTCCGTGTTCCTGCATTACGCACCTACACGATCCGCGGCGAAATTCGGCCTTGAGTGCGGCAAGCTGCGGAGATCCGTTATATTGGAGCGCGATTGCCGGCGTATGACCGGCCGGAGTCGAGCAGAACGAGGAACCTATGCCGCGCGATGAGTGGTCCCCAACGGTGGTAGATGATGACCGCGACGGTTTGGTCGCCATCGGCGGCCGGCTCGACGCGCGCACGGTGCTTTACGCGTACCGGCAGGGCATTTTCCCGTGGCCGGTGCCGGGGCTGCCGATGCTGTGGTTTTGCCCCAAGGAGCGCGCGATTCTCGAATTTGCTCGCTTGCACGTACCCCGCAGTTTGCGGCAAGCCCGCCGGCGCTGCACGCTGGAGTTCACCATCGACCGCGCGTTTCCCGCCGTCATCCGCGCTTGCGCCGAAACGCCGCGGCCGCACCAAGAGGGCACCTGGATCACCCCCGAGGTGATTCGTACCTACACGCGCCTTCACGAGATGGGGGTGGCGCACAGCGTCGAAGCGTGGCGCGACGGGAAGCTTGTGGGCGGTGTGTACGGGGTCGACATTGATGGCGCGTTTGCTGGCGAAAGCATGTTTTACCGCGAACCCAACGCCTCCAAGCTCGCCTTGTTGTTTTTGATCGATCATCTCGCCAGCCGGGGGTTGGACTGGATCGATATCCAAATGATGACCCCGCACATGGCGCGCCTCGGGGCGCACGTGATCACCCGCGAGGAGTTTCTCGCCAAGCTGGCCGCCACGCGGGAGCGTGGTTTACGCTTGTTCGAGTGAGCTCTGGTAGCTCGCGCCCTCGCTGCGCGAGCTGCAATGCCCTCGGTTTGTGTGCCGCTGTCACTCCCGCCAGTCGGGTGGCGGCGGAAACGTCACACTCCCTTTGCGCACCGCGTACGCTTCCAGCAAAAACCCAGTCGGCCCAACTTCGCCTGCGTAAGTGGTATACACATCCCAGCGGACCATTTGCGTGGCACCGGGGGCCAGGCGAACGTCCATGAACTTGTAAAAGCGATCGAGCTCGCGGGCTCCGGCATCCGGGGCGGCGAGGAGTTTGAGCACGAGGCGCACGCCCTCCACCGGCTCGTTGCCGTCGTTCCGCACCACCGCGCGGAGAGCGATCTGTTGGCCGTCGGTCAACTGATCGGTCGCCACTACGCTCAGGCGAGCCGGGTCTGGAGCGGCGGGGGCGGGCGTGACCGCCACGAACCGGCGCGCACCGGGTTGCGGCCTCCCTCCCGGCGCAAGGCAGAGCAACGCGAGGAGGCATGCCAGCGCGCGGAGGTTTCCGGGATCGCGCGGTGTCACGAACCAGGCTCTGGCTTTGTGCTTGCGATGCCAGCGGGGCATGCCCGTCATCTTCCGCGCCGCGACCGCCAGTGGCAAGTCCCGGAGTTCATGCACCTAAGGCGGTGCGCAGCTCGCGGGTAAGAATTTCCACCGTGCCCCTAGTGCCTCCGCCGAGCTTCAACCGCCATTCCCCATCGGTCTCGAAGCGTGCATCGCCCAAGTAGGTGCTCCACGGTTCCAGCACGCGATGCAGCGCCCCGGCATCGAGCGGATCGCCGCCGTTTTTCCGTACCGCAGCAAGTACGTCGGGGACCACACGGATGAAGGCGCGCAAGGCCGCCGCGGTTTTGATGCTGTAGCGCTTGCCGGTCCAGGCCCGCGGAAACACGTTGGAGACCGCCCGGAAGTAGGTGAGAAAAAACTTGGCGGAACGCTCGCGAAAGTCTTCCGCTTGCCGCCCGCCGAGCGCTTCCAGGGCGGTGAGCACGCCCTTGAGTTCCTCGGCAAGCGGTGCTTGCGCCACGCGGCCCCGCCCCACCCCGAACAACTTGATCTCGCCATGGAGCGGGGAGGCAGGATCTTCGCTGAGCGCGCGCACCACGTCGTGCGCGGCGGCCAGCGTCGGGTCCGGATACAAGCGACGTCCCGCGAGCGAAATCAGGTGCGACGGGTTCAGGCGCGTGTGCTTGGCGTTGATCGTGACGAACAGTTCCACCACTTGGTCGGGAGTCAGGCAGTCGAACACGATAGCCGGCACTTGCACGTCGGGCGGTTGTCCTTGCTCCGCCAATTGGTGCAGGGCGAGCAACCGGTGCTGGCCATCCAACGCTCGCAAGCAGCCCTCCTCGCTGGGCAGTTGCAAGATGCCGAGCACGCGATGGGCGGTGACGGGCACGAACTCCAGTCGCCGCTCGGAAGTGAGCAGCACGGCGCCCGGAATGGCGGGGAGAGTTTGCGTTTCGGCGCACTGCAAATAGTAGTCGATCAGCTCGGCAATTTTGCGCTGG from Candidatus Binatia bacterium includes:
- a CDS encoding tetratricopeptide repeat protein; protein product: MSVLAVLPLLFLGSSWLAPANDNLRAAERLLGEGKAEAAVDKLGQALADEPDSPLIAYNLGNAHYRAKQYEAAVQAYRRVRADKADPELAARAIYNSANALFRIAQGQEQDRPQEALAKYAEALVEYRRALSRAPNDEDAKFNYEYTQRKMEELRKRLEETAKQQPTPPAGEQQPPPTPANQEQAAEQTPPAPSDSSGQQQQAQDQQEHSEQQAGGQNAPSEPRASQEEQAQAPSGAETSEEESTGEPQGGAGTGEAVASSSEEARDRREARALIDTARQEELSPMEFWRQQQHGVVAEPAQDW
- a CDS encoding VWA domain-containing protein, which translates into the protein MQLEYPWVLLLLAFLPLLLWWWNRPTTNEAAPLPFFPHLPSAPLGRVRWQWLPNALRTLCLAALVVAASRPQYGTAESEYRGEGIDIVLAVDISGSMLAEDFTKPSGERANRLEVVKDVVREFVARRRNDRIGLVVFAGRPYTQCPLTLDHGWLLRNLERVQIGMIEDGTAIGSALATAAGRLEASDAKSKVIVLLTDGQNNAGKVSPKTAAEAAATLGIRVYTIGAGTRGLAPFPARDVFGNRVYRPMPVDVDEATLQEVAELTGGRYFRATDTASLRQVYNEIDRMERTEFTAPRYHAYEDAYPWFILAGLLLYVSELVLRHTWLRVVP
- a CDS encoding BatD family protein produces the protein MLYARGSVRKGRDGAKAFACIVLGALLTTTAPQPAIAAIEVRATLQPPTVQAGEAALLSIEIAGAQDAPAPTIAATEGVRVEYIGPATQVTIINGRMQASVQHRYSVTAEKPGTYRLGPFTVLHGGQRYEAQAVTLHVAGRGQATSPYGGALRLVVRVPRTRLYLREKVPVEVALYVGAVRAGDLQYPSLPADGCALDRFQEPTQTQEEIDGVTYTVVRFASSLTPLRTGTLVLGPATTRLNVYERRRGGFFDDPFFSQRRPVSLESEPVTLEVLPLPEEGKPATFSGAVGRFSLAVQASPTELTVGDPITLRIVLRGQGNLDGVSPPALRESPAWRVYEPHAVNAEAGEFVFEQVAIPTERVSSLPPIEFSYFDPEAGRYHTERSRPIEVTVRPRAESPPALAAPATPTAPSETLGRDIVYIKEEPGRWVRLHERSAPALVAVHGGLLVVPVAAYLFDRRRRQQAADALFQQRTAARKVAARVLAECTAARSAGDPQRFYDVIATGLREYLRQRFALPPGRLDAATVPELPIDPPLRADVARLLEACEEVRFGQQVSAAAVEEHWQLFQRVLEESDGKSQRAWRWRFWLLAWLLCSVARQASAAVPDAWFHQGNSAYAAQDYAAAIAAYEKVVDQGVGSANLFFNLGNAYYKLGNLGKAILNYERAHALAPRDADILANLEFARSEARAPACAAPWWERAMFPLAPRVSRASLWQTASFVYLLALGLWTVAFLHPTWRKRWQQLAVAATFMALAAATNALWADVARPWSRTGITLMPAVARFAPEPQATEYFRLPAGAAVKIRERRGDWLLAQRCDGRRGWVQAREVEALAPLPPHR
- a CDS encoding VWA domain-containing protein is translated as MTIPWYKPTLLVLLALVPLLVVLLALAERRRRRAYERFAALHLWHKFAPSARLEPEGWSWAVPALTVVLLTAAAAGPQWGFRWQEVRGQGIDLVIALDTSRSMLAQDVKPSRLLRAKLEIQDLVKKLRGDRVALVAFAGTAFTQCPLTLDYNAFLETLRATDVGIVPRGGTSLAAAIRTALQAFEGHEGTYRAVVLLTDGEDHEGGVDEAIELAAQSGVRIYTVGVGSPEGELIPTSEKGQGGFLKDRRGQVVKSRLDEVTLQKIAEKTGGAFLRGSTSQLGLETLYEEHLAKLDKRERKSTLEKRMEHRFWWLLAPAVLLLVFEPYWLVRRAARQTRGGQR